The Etheostoma spectabile isolate EspeVRDwgs_2016 chromosome 23, UIUC_Espe_1.0, whole genome shotgun sequence genome includes a window with the following:
- the smkr1 gene encoding small lysine-rich protein 1, with product MPTKSRKSRSHISSPAKKSGSQKAPQKTSSSAKSPKTEVDILSPAAMENVYYISHNAVDCLVFRGFGWQNSNKKKKKKGTKRKKKK from the coding sequence CCCACCAAATCCAGGAAATCAAGGTCCCACATTTCAAGCCCCGCCAAGAAGAGTGGGAGTCAAAAAGCACCCCAAAAGACGTCCTCTAGTGCCAAATCCCCCAAGACAGAGGTGGACATTCTCAGCCCAGCAGCCATGGAGAACGTCTACTACATTTCTCACAATGCAGTGGATTGTCTGGTGTTCAGGGGCTTTGGGTGgcaaaattcaaataaaaagaaaaaaaagaagggaacaaaacggaagaagaaaaagtaa
- the stmp1 gene encoding short transmembrane mitochondrial protein 1 produces MLQFLAGFTLGNVVGMYLAQNYEVPNLAKKIEAFKKDVEAKKKPPE; encoded by the exons ATGCTACAGTTCCTG GCCGGCTTTACCTTGGGAAATGTTGTGGGGATGTATCTGGCTCAAAACTATgag gtTCCCAACTTAGCCAAGAAAATCGAAGCCTTCAAGAAAGACGTGGAGGCCAAAAAGAAGCCCCCAGAGTGA